In the Eremothecium cymbalariae DBVPG#7215 chromosome 7, complete sequence genome, one interval contains:
- the HSH49 gene encoding U2 snRNP complex subunit HSH49 (similar to Ashbya gossypii ABL059W): MDQNNLYTIYVGNLDGQVTKEHLYELFVQMGPVYRIRYRKDKITQEYQGFAFVEFYTNSDCEFAIKSLNNSVSLFGKILKVRRTLENTHYGGPLISGAKLFVKNLDDSVDFQQLQKLFGKFGPLVKQPEIFTLKNGTLKCAYIYYSTFKHSDEALQKLNKQILANRVISIDYAFKDGNSGDKHGDEIERLLDREAQKHGVIKTK, from the coding sequence ATGGACCAGAACAACTTGTATACTATTTATGTTGGCAATTTGGATGGGCAGGTGACTAAAGAGCATCTTTATGAGCTATTTGTTCAAATGGGTCCTGTCTATCGCATACGATATAGGAAGGATAAAATCACACAAGAGTATCAGGGATTTGCGTTTGTTGAATTCTATACAAATTCAGATTGCGAATTTGCCATTAAATCACTCAATAACTCCGTTTCTTTATTTGGGAAGATTTTAAAGGTGAGGAGGACTCTTGAAAATACACATTATGGTGGACCGTTGATTAGTGGAGCTAAATTGTTTGTGAAGAATCTTGATGATAGTGTAGATTTTCAGCAACTACAGAAGTTATTTGGCAAGTTTGGTCCTTTAGTGAAGCAGCCTGAAATATTTACGTTAAAAAATGGGACGCTTAAATGTGCATATATTTACTATTCCACCTTCAAGCACTCCGATGAGGCATTACAAAAACTGAATAAACAAATATTGGCAAATAGGGTTATATCGATAGACTATGCATTCAAAGACGGAAATTCAGGGGACAAACATGGAGATGAAATCGAAAGGCTATTAGACAGGGAAGCTCAAAAACATGGCGTTATTAAGACAAAATGA